In Arachis stenosperma cultivar V10309 chromosome 1, arast.V10309.gnm1.PFL2, whole genome shotgun sequence, one DNA window encodes the following:
- the LOC130963122 gene encoding probable galacturonosyltransferase 15 isoform X3, whose translation MKFSISAKGIKRLTISSGVGAGGGAAEDVSLKIPSKPASGRRITARTAIPAALVLGTLLPFLFVRIAIFVLESASVRSSFDCGGWRFFSGADRSLKLRDELTRALMEANEGNDDIGAESFNELVKEFTSKQDLKTFAFKTKAMLLQMERKAQLAKQQESVYWHLASQGIPKSLHCLSLNLVEEYAINAIARSRLPSPEYATRLIDPNFRHLVLLTDNVLAASVVVASAVRNSANPEKLVFHIVTNKETYTPMHAWFSTNSIESAVVEVRGLHQYDWSAEVNADIKDMLDINHLIWKHYHSKEKDLNYSQDHNRYLDTLRPSSRSLMNHLIIYLPKLFPDLKKIVFLDDDVVVQQDISSLWELNLNGKVSGSVFRSWCGNGCCSAGTKYMDYLNFSHPLISSSFNGDRYTWLYGMNIFDLEAWRNTNITEIYHHWLKLAIAIALVKSAEKEWKLPQLFISPALQNHGLKLVSQRFEVYGVDM comes from the exons ATGAAGTTCTCTATATCTGCCAAGGGAATAAAGAGACTCACGATATCGAGCGGCGTCGGTGCCGGTGGCGGCGCGGCAGAAGATGTATCGCTGAAGATTCCGTCGAAGCCAGCTTCCGGTCGCCGGATTACTGCAAGGACGGCGATTCCGGCGGCGCTGGTGCTCGGAACATTGTTGCCGTTTTTGTTTGTTAGAATCGCAATCTTTGTTCTCGAATCAGCTTCGGTTCGCTCTTCTTTCG ACTGTGGAGGATGGAGGTTCTTCAGTGGAGCTGACAGGTCATTG AAACTAAGAGATGAGCTTACCAGAGCACTAATGGAGGCAAATGAGGGTAATGATGATATAGGAGCTGAGTCATTCAATGAACTTGTGAAAGAGTTTACCTCAAAACAAGACCTTAAGACTTTTGCTTTCAAGACCAAAGCCATG TTGTTACAGATGGAACGCAAAGCGCAGTTAGCAAAACAGCAGGAATCAGTTTACTGGCATCTTGCTTCACAGGGTATTCCCAAAAGTCTCCATTGTCTTAGTTTGAATTTAGTTGAAGAGTATGCTATAAACGCCATTGCTCGCTCTCGTCTACCTTCTCCCGAATACGCAACTCGCCTCATCGATCCTAATTTTCGCCACCTGGTTCTCCTAACTGACAATGTCCTTGCTGCCTCTGTTGTTGTGGCCTCTGCAGTTCGAAATTCAGCCAACCCAGAAAAACTAGTCTTTCACATTGTTACCAACAAGGAAACTTATACTCCAATGCATGCTTGGTTTTCCACCAATTCAATTGAATCAGCAGTTGTTGAAGTAAGGGGATTGCACCAATATGATTGGTCTGCAGAGGTAAATGCTGATATTAAAGATATGCTGGATATCAATCACTTAATTTGGAAGCATTATCATAGTAAAGAGAAAGACCTCAACTATAGTCAAGATCATAACAGATATTTGGACACTTTAAGGCCTAGCAGCCGTTCATTGATGAATCATCTCATCATTTACCTCCCTAAG CTGTTTCCAGATCTCAAGAAGATAGTATTTCTGGATGATGATGTTGTAGTGCAACAAGACATATCTTCTTTGTGGGAACTAAATCTTAATGGTAAAGTCAGCGGTTCAGTATTCAGGTCATGGTGTGGAAATGGTTGCTGCTCTGCTGGGACTAAATACATGGACTACTTGAACTTCTCACATCCTCTCATATCATCAAGCTTCAACGGCGACCGTTATACATGGCTGTATGGCATGAATATATTTGATCTTGAAGCTTGGAGGAACACAAATATCACTGAGATTTACCATCATTGGTTGAAACTT GCCATCGCCATCGCTCTGGTGAAATCAGCAGAGAAAGAGTGGAAGCTGCCGCAGTTATTCATTTCGCCGGCCCTGCAAAACCATGGCTTGAAATTAGTTTCCCAGAGGTTCGAAGTTTATGGAGTCGATATGTAA
- the LOC130963122 gene encoding probable galacturonosyltransferase 15 isoform X5, which yields MKFSISAKGIKRLTISSGVGAGGGAAEDVSLKIPSKPASGRRITARTAIPAALVLGTLLPFLFVRIAIFVLESASVRSSFDCGGWRFFSGADRSLKLRDELTRALMEANEGNDDIGAESFNELVKEFTSKQDLKTFAFKTKAMLLQMERKAQLAKQQESVYWHLASQGIPKSLHCLSLNLVEEYAINAIARSRLPSPEYATRLIDPNFRHLVLLTDNVLAASVVVASAVRNSANPEKLVFHIVTNKETYTPMHAWFSTNSIESAVVEVRGLHQYDWSAEVNADIKDMLDINHLIWKHYHSKEKDLNYSQDHNRYLDTLRPSSRSLMNHLIIYLPKLFPDLKKIVFLDDDVVVQQDISSLWELNLNGKVSGSVFRSWCGNGCCSAGTKYMDYLNFSHPLISSSFNGDRYTWLYGMNIFDLEAWRNTNITEIYHHWLKLDCFLLH from the exons ATGAAGTTCTCTATATCTGCCAAGGGAATAAAGAGACTCACGATATCGAGCGGCGTCGGTGCCGGTGGCGGCGCGGCAGAAGATGTATCGCTGAAGATTCCGTCGAAGCCAGCTTCCGGTCGCCGGATTACTGCAAGGACGGCGATTCCGGCGGCGCTGGTGCTCGGAACATTGTTGCCGTTTTTGTTTGTTAGAATCGCAATCTTTGTTCTCGAATCAGCTTCGGTTCGCTCTTCTTTCG ACTGTGGAGGATGGAGGTTCTTCAGTGGAGCTGACAGGTCATTG AAACTAAGAGATGAGCTTACCAGAGCACTAATGGAGGCAAATGAGGGTAATGATGATATAGGAGCTGAGTCATTCAATGAACTTGTGAAAGAGTTTACCTCAAAACAAGACCTTAAGACTTTTGCTTTCAAGACCAAAGCCATG TTGTTACAGATGGAACGCAAAGCGCAGTTAGCAAAACAGCAGGAATCAGTTTACTGGCATCTTGCTTCACAGGGTATTCCCAAAAGTCTCCATTGTCTTAGTTTGAATTTAGTTGAAGAGTATGCTATAAACGCCATTGCTCGCTCTCGTCTACCTTCTCCCGAATACGCAACTCGCCTCATCGATCCTAATTTTCGCCACCTGGTTCTCCTAACTGACAATGTCCTTGCTGCCTCTGTTGTTGTGGCCTCTGCAGTTCGAAATTCAGCCAACCCAGAAAAACTAGTCTTTCACATTGTTACCAACAAGGAAACTTATACTCCAATGCATGCTTGGTTTTCCACCAATTCAATTGAATCAGCAGTTGTTGAAGTAAGGGGATTGCACCAATATGATTGGTCTGCAGAGGTAAATGCTGATATTAAAGATATGCTGGATATCAATCACTTAATTTGGAAGCATTATCATAGTAAAGAGAAAGACCTCAACTATAGTCAAGATCATAACAGATATTTGGACACTTTAAGGCCTAGCAGCCGTTCATTGATGAATCATCTCATCATTTACCTCCCTAAG CTGTTTCCAGATCTCAAGAAGATAGTATTTCTGGATGATGATGTTGTAGTGCAACAAGACATATCTTCTTTGTGGGAACTAAATCTTAATGGTAAAGTCAGCGGTTCAGTATTCAGGTCATGGTGTGGAAATGGTTGCTGCTCTGCTGGGACTAAATACATGGACTACTTGAACTTCTCACATCCTCTCATATCATCAAGCTTCAACGGCGACCGTTATACATGGCTGTATGGCATGAATATATTTGATCTTGAAGCTTGGAGGAACACAAATATCACTGAGATTTACCATCATTGGTTGAAACTT GATTGCTTCCTCCTGCATTGA
- the LOC130963122 gene encoding probable galacturonosyltransferase 15 isoform X2 — protein sequence MKFSISAKGIKRLTISSGVGAGGGAAEDVSLKIPSKPASGRRITARTAIPAALVLGTLLPFLFVRIAIFVLESASVRSSFDCGGWRFFSGADRSLLLQMERKAQLAKQQESVYWHLASQGIPKSLHCLSLNLVEEYAINAIARSRLPSPEYATRLIDPNFRHLVLLTDNVLAASVVVASAVRNSANPEKLVFHIVTNKETYTPMHAWFSTNSIESAVVEVRGLHQYDWSAEVNADIKDMLDINHLIWKHYHSKEKDLNYSQDHNRYLDTLRPSSRSLMNHLIIYLPKLFPDLKKIVFLDDDVVVQQDISSLWELNLNGKVSGSVFRSWCGNGCCSAGTKYMDYLNFSHPLISSSFNGDRYTWLYGMNIFDLEAWRNTNITEIYHHWLKLNLKSGLELWNPGLLPPALIAFEGQVHSINSSMLVTDLGHRHRSGEISRERVEAAAVIHFAGPAKPWLEISFPEVRSLWSRYVNFSNKFTRRCGIITG from the exons ATGAAGTTCTCTATATCTGCCAAGGGAATAAAGAGACTCACGATATCGAGCGGCGTCGGTGCCGGTGGCGGCGCGGCAGAAGATGTATCGCTGAAGATTCCGTCGAAGCCAGCTTCCGGTCGCCGGATTACTGCAAGGACGGCGATTCCGGCGGCGCTGGTGCTCGGAACATTGTTGCCGTTTTTGTTTGTTAGAATCGCAATCTTTGTTCTCGAATCAGCTTCGGTTCGCTCTTCTTTCG ACTGTGGAGGATGGAGGTTCTTCAGTGGAGCTGACAGGTCATTG TTGTTACAGATGGAACGCAAAGCGCAGTTAGCAAAACAGCAGGAATCAGTTTACTGGCATCTTGCTTCACAGGGTATTCCCAAAAGTCTCCATTGTCTTAGTTTGAATTTAGTTGAAGAGTATGCTATAAACGCCATTGCTCGCTCTCGTCTACCTTCTCCCGAATACGCAACTCGCCTCATCGATCCTAATTTTCGCCACCTGGTTCTCCTAACTGACAATGTCCTTGCTGCCTCTGTTGTTGTGGCCTCTGCAGTTCGAAATTCAGCCAACCCAGAAAAACTAGTCTTTCACATTGTTACCAACAAGGAAACTTATACTCCAATGCATGCTTGGTTTTCCACCAATTCAATTGAATCAGCAGTTGTTGAAGTAAGGGGATTGCACCAATATGATTGGTCTGCAGAGGTAAATGCTGATATTAAAGATATGCTGGATATCAATCACTTAATTTGGAAGCATTATCATAGTAAAGAGAAAGACCTCAACTATAGTCAAGATCATAACAGATATTTGGACACTTTAAGGCCTAGCAGCCGTTCATTGATGAATCATCTCATCATTTACCTCCCTAAG CTGTTTCCAGATCTCAAGAAGATAGTATTTCTGGATGATGATGTTGTAGTGCAACAAGACATATCTTCTTTGTGGGAACTAAATCTTAATGGTAAAGTCAGCGGTTCAGTATTCAGGTCATGGTGTGGAAATGGTTGCTGCTCTGCTGGGACTAAATACATGGACTACTTGAACTTCTCACATCCTCTCATATCATCAAGCTTCAACGGCGACCGTTATACATGGCTGTATGGCATGAATATATTTGATCTTGAAGCTTGGAGGAACACAAATATCACTGAGATTTACCATCATTGGTTGAAACTT AACCTGAAGTCTGGATTGGAATTGTGGAATCCAGGATTGCTTCCTCCTGCATTGATTGCATTTGAGGGTCAAGTACATTCTATAAACTCATCAATGCTTGTGACTGATTTAGGCCATCGCCATCGCTCTGGTGAAATCAGCAGAGAAAGAGTGGAAGCTGCCGCAGTTATTCATTTCGCCGGCCCTGCAAAACCATGGCTTGAAATTAGTTTCCCAGAGGTTCGAAGTTTATGGAGTCGATATGTAAATTTCTCTAATAAATTTACTAGGAGATGTGGAATAATTACAGGGTGA
- the LOC130963122 gene encoding probable galacturonosyltransferase 15 isoform X4 has translation MKFSISAKGIKRLTISSGVGAGGGAAEDVSLKIPSKPASGRRITARTAIPAALVLGTLLPFLFVRIAIFVLESASVRSSFDCGGWRFFSGADRSLKLRDELTRALMEANEGNDDIGAESFNELVKEFTSKQDLKTFAFKTKAMLLQMERKAQLAKQQESVYWHLASQVRNSANPEKLVFHIVTNKETYTPMHAWFSTNSIESAVVEVRGLHQYDWSAEVNADIKDMLDINHLIWKHYHSKEKDLNYSQDHNRYLDTLRPSSRSLMNHLIIYLPKLFPDLKKIVFLDDDVVVQQDISSLWELNLNGKVSGSVFRSWCGNGCCSAGTKYMDYLNFSHPLISSSFNGDRYTWLYGMNIFDLEAWRNTNITEIYHHWLKLNLKSGLELWNPGLLPPALIAFEGQVHSINSSMLVTDLGHRHRSGEISRERVEAAAVIHFAGPAKPWLEISFPEVRSLWSRYVNFSNKFTRRCGIITG, from the exons ATGAAGTTCTCTATATCTGCCAAGGGAATAAAGAGACTCACGATATCGAGCGGCGTCGGTGCCGGTGGCGGCGCGGCAGAAGATGTATCGCTGAAGATTCCGTCGAAGCCAGCTTCCGGTCGCCGGATTACTGCAAGGACGGCGATTCCGGCGGCGCTGGTGCTCGGAACATTGTTGCCGTTTTTGTTTGTTAGAATCGCAATCTTTGTTCTCGAATCAGCTTCGGTTCGCTCTTCTTTCG ACTGTGGAGGATGGAGGTTCTTCAGTGGAGCTGACAGGTCATTG AAACTAAGAGATGAGCTTACCAGAGCACTAATGGAGGCAAATGAGGGTAATGATGATATAGGAGCTGAGTCATTCAATGAACTTGTGAAAGAGTTTACCTCAAAACAAGACCTTAAGACTTTTGCTTTCAAGACCAAAGCCATG TTGTTACAGATGGAACGCAAAGCGCAGTTAGCAAAACAGCAGGAATCAGTTTACTGGCATCTTGCTTCACAGG TTCGAAATTCAGCCAACCCAGAAAAACTAGTCTTTCACATTGTTACCAACAAGGAAACTTATACTCCAATGCATGCTTGGTTTTCCACCAATTCAATTGAATCAGCAGTTGTTGAAGTAAGGGGATTGCACCAATATGATTGGTCTGCAGAGGTAAATGCTGATATTAAAGATATGCTGGATATCAATCACTTAATTTGGAAGCATTATCATAGTAAAGAGAAAGACCTCAACTATAGTCAAGATCATAACAGATATTTGGACACTTTAAGGCCTAGCAGCCGTTCATTGATGAATCATCTCATCATTTACCTCCCTAAG CTGTTTCCAGATCTCAAGAAGATAGTATTTCTGGATGATGATGTTGTAGTGCAACAAGACATATCTTCTTTGTGGGAACTAAATCTTAATGGTAAAGTCAGCGGTTCAGTATTCAGGTCATGGTGTGGAAATGGTTGCTGCTCTGCTGGGACTAAATACATGGACTACTTGAACTTCTCACATCCTCTCATATCATCAAGCTTCAACGGCGACCGTTATACATGGCTGTATGGCATGAATATATTTGATCTTGAAGCTTGGAGGAACACAAATATCACTGAGATTTACCATCATTGGTTGAAACTT AACCTGAAGTCTGGATTGGAATTGTGGAATCCAGGATTGCTTCCTCCTGCATTGATTGCATTTGAGGGTCAAGTACATTCTATAAACTCATCAATGCTTGTGACTGATTTAGGCCATCGCCATCGCTCTGGTGAAATCAGCAGAGAAAGAGTGGAAGCTGCCGCAGTTATTCATTTCGCCGGCCCTGCAAAACCATGGCTTGAAATTAGTTTCCCAGAGGTTCGAAGTTTATGGAGTCGATATGTAAATTTCTCTAATAAATTTACTAGGAGATGTGGAATAATTACAGGGTGA
- the LOC130963122 gene encoding probable galacturonosyltransferase 15 isoform X1 yields the protein MKFSISAKGIKRLTISSGVGAGGGAAEDVSLKIPSKPASGRRITARTAIPAALVLGTLLPFLFVRIAIFVLESASVRSSFDCGGWRFFSGADRSLKLRDELTRALMEANEGNDDIGAESFNELVKEFTSKQDLKTFAFKTKAMLLQMERKAQLAKQQESVYWHLASQGIPKSLHCLSLNLVEEYAINAIARSRLPSPEYATRLIDPNFRHLVLLTDNVLAASVVVASAVRNSANPEKLVFHIVTNKETYTPMHAWFSTNSIESAVVEVRGLHQYDWSAEVNADIKDMLDINHLIWKHYHSKEKDLNYSQDHNRYLDTLRPSSRSLMNHLIIYLPKLFPDLKKIVFLDDDVVVQQDISSLWELNLNGKVSGSVFRSWCGNGCCSAGTKYMDYLNFSHPLISSSFNGDRYTWLYGMNIFDLEAWRNTNITEIYHHWLKLNLKSGLELWNPGLLPPALIAFEGQVHSINSSMLVTDLGHRHRSGEISRERVEAAAVIHFAGPAKPWLEISFPEVRSLWSRYVNFSNKFTRRCGIITG from the exons ATGAAGTTCTCTATATCTGCCAAGGGAATAAAGAGACTCACGATATCGAGCGGCGTCGGTGCCGGTGGCGGCGCGGCAGAAGATGTATCGCTGAAGATTCCGTCGAAGCCAGCTTCCGGTCGCCGGATTACTGCAAGGACGGCGATTCCGGCGGCGCTGGTGCTCGGAACATTGTTGCCGTTTTTGTTTGTTAGAATCGCAATCTTTGTTCTCGAATCAGCTTCGGTTCGCTCTTCTTTCG ACTGTGGAGGATGGAGGTTCTTCAGTGGAGCTGACAGGTCATTG AAACTAAGAGATGAGCTTACCAGAGCACTAATGGAGGCAAATGAGGGTAATGATGATATAGGAGCTGAGTCATTCAATGAACTTGTGAAAGAGTTTACCTCAAAACAAGACCTTAAGACTTTTGCTTTCAAGACCAAAGCCATG TTGTTACAGATGGAACGCAAAGCGCAGTTAGCAAAACAGCAGGAATCAGTTTACTGGCATCTTGCTTCACAGGGTATTCCCAAAAGTCTCCATTGTCTTAGTTTGAATTTAGTTGAAGAGTATGCTATAAACGCCATTGCTCGCTCTCGTCTACCTTCTCCCGAATACGCAACTCGCCTCATCGATCCTAATTTTCGCCACCTGGTTCTCCTAACTGACAATGTCCTTGCTGCCTCTGTTGTTGTGGCCTCTGCAGTTCGAAATTCAGCCAACCCAGAAAAACTAGTCTTTCACATTGTTACCAACAAGGAAACTTATACTCCAATGCATGCTTGGTTTTCCACCAATTCAATTGAATCAGCAGTTGTTGAAGTAAGGGGATTGCACCAATATGATTGGTCTGCAGAGGTAAATGCTGATATTAAAGATATGCTGGATATCAATCACTTAATTTGGAAGCATTATCATAGTAAAGAGAAAGACCTCAACTATAGTCAAGATCATAACAGATATTTGGACACTTTAAGGCCTAGCAGCCGTTCATTGATGAATCATCTCATCATTTACCTCCCTAAG CTGTTTCCAGATCTCAAGAAGATAGTATTTCTGGATGATGATGTTGTAGTGCAACAAGACATATCTTCTTTGTGGGAACTAAATCTTAATGGTAAAGTCAGCGGTTCAGTATTCAGGTCATGGTGTGGAAATGGTTGCTGCTCTGCTGGGACTAAATACATGGACTACTTGAACTTCTCACATCCTCTCATATCATCAAGCTTCAACGGCGACCGTTATACATGGCTGTATGGCATGAATATATTTGATCTTGAAGCTTGGAGGAACACAAATATCACTGAGATTTACCATCATTGGTTGAAACTT AACCTGAAGTCTGGATTGGAATTGTGGAATCCAGGATTGCTTCCTCCTGCATTGATTGCATTTGAGGGTCAAGTACATTCTATAAACTCATCAATGCTTGTGACTGATTTAGGCCATCGCCATCGCTCTGGTGAAATCAGCAGAGAAAGAGTGGAAGCTGCCGCAGTTATTCATTTCGCCGGCCCTGCAAAACCATGGCTTGAAATTAGTTTCCCAGAGGTTCGAAGTTTATGGAGTCGATATGTAAATTTCTCTAATAAATTTACTAGGAGATGTGGAATAATTACAGGGTGA